TTTTATGTACTGTTCCAACAGCAGAAATAACAAAAATAGCACTGCTTGATTCAGCAAAGTTACAGGTTGAAGATGCTGAAAAAAAGAGAAAAAGACATCAAAAGGAAGGAAGAAAAGGTCCCTATCCTGAAATACCTCTGTATGATGTTAATGATGCAATGAGTGTTTTTGATTTTTTTGAGACGGTTTCATATAATGAGGAAGTCAAAATTTCGGACAATATAAAGGTTGTTTTTTATAATTCAGGTCATATTCTTGGTTCCTCCTTCATAAAAGTTATAGCAGATGGAAAAGAGATAGTTTTTTCAGGAGATATTGGAAGGAAAGAAAATCCAATTCTATCAGACCCTGAAATTTTAGAGAGTACTGATATTCTGATTATGGAAACGACTTATGGAGATAAAATTCATGAGCCAAGAGAAATTGCTGAAGAAAAACTTGAAAGAATAATAAATGAAACTGAAAGAAAAGAAGGCAATATCGTTATTCCTACGTTTGCTATTGAAAGAGCACAGGAGATTTTATACTATTTGAAAAAACTCTTACTTGAAGATAGAATACCACACCTATTTACATTTCTTGATAGTCCCATGGCAATTGAAGTAACAGAAGTATTCAAAAAAAATCTAACATATCTTGATGGAGAAGCAGAAAATCTACTTAAAAATAAAATTTCTCCTTTTGATTTCCCACTTTTACATTTTACAAAGTCAGTTGAAGAGTCAAAAATGATTAATCATATAAAGGGCACAGTAATTATTATGGCAGGCAGTGGTATGTGTACAGGCGGAAGAATTAAGCACCATCTTGTTAATAATATTGAAAGGGAAGAATCATCTATTGCCTTTGTTGGTTATCAAGCAAAAGGAACTCTTGGAAGGGAAATACTAGAGAAAAAAGAAGTTAGGATTTTGGGTAATTTTTATAAAGTAAAGGCAAAAATTGAGAAAATAGATGGATTTTCTGCCCATGCTGATAGAGAAGAACTTTTAAGTTTTCTTTCAGGATTTAAAAAATTCCCAGAAAGTATATTTTTAGTTCATGGAGAAGAAGAAGTAATTGATGAATTTTCAAAAGTTATTTATGATAGATTTAAAAATTCAAAGATTTTTATACCTTCATATCTTGATGAATATGAAATTTAGTTTTTTAGTGGACAGATTGATATAAAAAATTGTAAAATAAAGAAAAAAAGGAGGTAATTATGAAAATAAAATCAATTAAAAACAGGAATTATAAAGGGAAAAAAGTTTTTCTGAGAGTTGATTATAATGTTCCAATTGAAAAAGGAGTTATCACAGATGACACAAGAATCACAGCAACAATTCCAACTATAAATTATTTACTTTCTCAAGGTGCTTCTTTAATACTTGCCTCACATCTTGGAAGACCGAAAGGAAAACCATCTCCAGAATTCAGTTTAAAACCTGTTGCTGAGAGATTGTCAAAAATTTTAAATAAAGAGGTAAAATTTGCTCCTGATTGTATTGGAGAGGAAGTAAAAAAAATGGTAAATGAATTGAAAGAGGGAGAAATTTTACTTCTTGAAAATTTAAGATTTCATTCAGAAGAAGAAAATGGAGATGAAAATTTTGCAAAAGAACTTGCTTCTCTTGCAGATGCTTATGTTAATGATGCTTTTGGAACATGTCACAGGGAACATGCATCAGTTTATCAAATAACAAAATTTGCAAAGGATGTAGCAGCAGGATTTCTTATTGAAAAGGAAGTTGAATCACTTTCAAAATTACTGATAAATCCTGAAAAACCATTTCTTTTAATTCTTGGTGGTGCGAAGGTAATAGATAAAATAAATATGGTTAAAAATCTTCTTGATAAAGTTGATACAATCATTACAGGTGGAGTTATGGCATACACATTTATAAAAGCAAAAAACTGGGAAGTGGGTGATTCAAAAGTTGAAGAAGAAGCGGTTCCTGTTGCAAAAGAGATAATTAAAGAAATAAATAAAAGACATCTTGAATTTCATACGCCTCTTGACCATGTTATAGTTCAGAAAATTTCAGAAGATGCAGTTCCAATAATAACAGAAAGGGGAACAGTTCCACATGGCTGGATTGGAGTTGATATAGGTCCTCAGGCAATTGAAGAATACACTGATTGTATAAACAGAGCAAAAACAATTTTCTGGAATGGACCGATGGGAATTTATGAAATTAAGAAATTTGCAAAAGGGACTATTGAATTAGCAAAGGCAATTGCAAATTCAAAAGCATTTTCAGTTATTGGTGGAGGAGATTCTGCTGCAGCAGTTGATGAAGCAGGAGTTGCAGATAAAATATCCCATATATGTACAGGAGGAGGTGCATCTCTGGAATTTCTTGAAAAAGGGACCCTGCCCGGAATTGAAGTTTTAAAGGAAGAGTAAAAATTATAAAACCACACTTTTTACTACTATAAAAAAGGAGAAGAAAGTGAAAAAATCTCTTATAGCAGGAAACTGGAAGATGTATAAAACCCCAGCAGAATCAATAAATTTTGTGAGTGAACTTGTTAAAAACATTAAAAGTTATGAGGATAGGGATGTTTTAATATGTCCTCCTTTTACATCTCTTTATCCTGTATCTAAAATAATAAAAAACAGTGCTGTTAAACTTGGTGCTCAAAATGTATATTTTGAAAATGAAGGTGCTTATACTGGAGAAATTTCACCTTTAATGCTTAAGGATACAGGTGTTGAATATGTTATATGCGGGCATTCTGAAAGAAGAAATATTTTTGGTGAGTCAGATGAAATTATAAACAAAAAGGTAAAAAAGGTTGTAGAAACAGGAATGAATGCAATTTTATGTGTAGGAGAGAAACTTGAAGAAAGGGAAAAAGGAGAGACATTTAATGTTATTGAAAATCAGGTTAAAAGATGTCTGGAAGGTTTTGATAAATTTGAAAATCTTGTTATTGCTTATGAACCTGTATGGGCTATTGGAACTGGAAAAACTGCTTTACCATCTCAGGCAGAAGAAGTTCACATTTTTATAAGGGAATTAATAGCAAAAATTTATAACAAAGATATAGCCGAAAACTTAATTATTCTTTATGGAGGAAGTGTAAAGCCAGAAAATATTGACCAACTAATGAAAGAAAAAAATATAGATGGAGTTCTTGTTGGAGGAGCATGTCTTAAAGTAGAATCATTTTTAAGGATTATTGATTACAGGGGATAAAAATGCTTAATGAATACAGACATATGATGTTTGATTATTTTATTAAAAGAACAAGGAAGGTTTATTATGAAAGAAAAAAAAGATTAAAGGATATAAAAAATAGAAAAGATGCAGAAAAATATCAGGAATATGTTAGAGAAAAAATTAAAAAAGCATTTTCTCCTTTCCCTTTATCCGAAAAGACACCATTAAATCCAAAAATAACTGGTATAATAGAAAGGAATGGATATAGGATTGAAAAAATAATTTTTGAAAGTATGCCTTCATGTTTTGTTACTGCAAATTTATATATACCTGAGAAATTTAATCCACCTTTTCCTGCTGTTGTTGCACCATGTGGACATTCAATAGAAGGGAAAGCAGAACCTAAATATCAGGAATTTTGTCAGCGACTTGTTCATAATGGTTTTTTAGTTTTGATATATGATCCGTTTGACCAGGGGGAAAGAAACCAGTATTATTTTTTGCCTGAAAAATTACCTGTGAAAAAAGGAAACTGTCTTGCACATAATATGATAGGTAAACAGATGAATCTTATAGGTGAATTTTTTGGTTCATACAGGGTATGGGATGGAATAAGAGCAATTGATTATATAACTTCAAGAGATGAATGGGATAAAAATTTTCTTGGAATAACAGGAAATTCTGGTGGTGGTACATTAACAACATGGTTATGGGCAATTGATGAAAGATTGAAAACTGCTGCTCCTGGCTGTTTTGTAACACCTCTTTTATATAATCTTGAAAATGAATTACCACAGGATAGTGAGCAGTATCCACCTGGAATTCTTGGAGAAGGGGTTGAAATTTCTGACTTCTTTATCTCTCGTGTACCATCACCTTTAATACTGCTTGGCCAGAAATATGATTACTTTGATATAAGGGGTTTTAAAGAAATATGTGAAGAACTTGAATATTTTTATAATATTTTTGATAAAAAAGAAAACTTTACTTATTTTATCGGGGATAATACCCATGGTTATCATTCAGATTCTCAGAATGCAATGGTTTCTTTTTTCTGTAAAATTGTTGGGAAAAACGTTTTAAATGTAGAACCTGATATAATTATTGAAAAAGAAAAAACACTTTTTGCAACAAAAAAGGGAAATGTTCTTTTAGAGGGTTCAAAGCCACATTTTGAAATTATAAGGGAGAAAACAGAAATTATAATTAAGAATAGAAAAAATTTTGATGAAAGCAATTTAAAAAATGAATTAAAAAAGATTCTTTCTATTCCGGAGAGTATAAGTATTCCGCATTACAGAGTTTTAAGACCAGTTTCTATAAAGAATGAATCTATTGGAAGATATGCAGTTGAGACAGAAGAAAATATATGGGTAATTTTAAAAAGAAGAAATGTGAAAAAACCATATTATCTTGAAGTTGAGGAAGAAATAAACCTGTATGTTCCTGATATTTCTTCTGAGGATGAGATAAAAAGATTTCCTGATGGTAAACCTTCTGATTATTTTGTAGATGTGAGA
The bacterium genome window above contains:
- the tpiA gene encoding triose-phosphate isomerase, whose product is MKKSLIAGNWKMYKTPAESINFVSELVKNIKSYEDRDVLICPPFTSLYPVSKIIKNSAVKLGAQNVYFENEGAYTGEISPLMLKDTGVEYVICGHSERRNIFGESDEIINKKVKKVVETGMNAILCVGEKLEEREKGETFNVIENQVKRCLEGFDKFENLVIAYEPVWAIGTGKTALPSQAEEVHIFIRELIAKIYNKDIAENLIILYGGSVKPENIDQLMKEKNIDGVLVGGACLKVESFLRIIDYRG
- a CDS encoding alpha/beta hydrolase family protein, with the translated sequence MLNEYRHMMFDYFIKRTRKVYYERKKRLKDIKNRKDAEKYQEYVREKIKKAFSPFPLSEKTPLNPKITGIIERNGYRIEKIIFESMPSCFVTANLYIPEKFNPPFPAVVAPCGHSIEGKAEPKYQEFCQRLVHNGFLVLIYDPFDQGERNQYYFLPEKLPVKKGNCLAHNMIGKQMNLIGEFFGSYRVWDGIRAIDYITSRDEWDKNFLGITGNSGGGTLTTWLWAIDERLKTAAPGCFVTPLLYNLENELPQDSEQYPPGILGEGVEISDFFISRVPSPLILLGQKYDYFDIRGFKEICEELEYFYNIFDKKENFTYFIGDNTHGYHSDSQNAMVSFFCKIVGKNVLNVEPDIIIEKEKTLFATKKGNVLLEGSKPHFEIIREKTEIIIKNRKNFDESNLKNELKKILSIPESISIPHYRVLRPVSIKNESIGRYAVETEENIWVILKRRNVKKPYYLEVEEEINLYVPDISSEDEIKRFPDGKPSDYFVDVRGIGESMPDIKKYFFHPYRFDYMFDGFYLLFGESYLGKRIYDVLSVINLLNYLGCKRINLYGNRQGAIISLFVCLFSDLIERINLNKLPDSFYSLIKKPYTKLPSSNFPKGILKITDIPEILKIVEKKSEIKILNK
- a CDS encoding MBL fold metallo-hydrolase; the encoded protein is MRIKFLGATKNVTGSKFLLQIGGKNLLIDCGLFQERDLKNRNWEKFPVPPLEIDYILLTHAHLDHSGYLPKIVKDGFKGKILCTVPTAEITKIALLDSAKLQVEDAEKKRKRHQKEGRKGPYPEIPLYDVNDAMSVFDFFETVSYNEEVKISDNIKVVFYNSGHILGSSFIKVIADGKEIVFSGDIGRKENPILSDPEILESTDILIMETTYGDKIHEPREIAEEKLERIINETERKEGNIVIPTFAIERAQEILYYLKKLLLEDRIPHLFTFLDSPMAIEVTEVFKKNLTYLDGEAENLLKNKISPFDFPLLHFTKSVEESKMINHIKGTVIIMAGSGMCTGGRIKHHLVNNIEREESSIAFVGYQAKGTLGREILEKKEVRILGNFYKVKAKIEKIDGFSAHADREELLSFLSGFKKFPESIFLVHGEEEVIDEFSKVIYDRFKNSKIFIPSYLDEYEI
- a CDS encoding phosphoglycerate kinase, giving the protein MKIKSIKNRNYKGKKVFLRVDYNVPIEKGVITDDTRITATIPTINYLLSQGASLILASHLGRPKGKPSPEFSLKPVAERLSKILNKEVKFAPDCIGEEVKKMVNELKEGEILLLENLRFHSEEENGDENFAKELASLADAYVNDAFGTCHREHASVYQITKFAKDVAAGFLIEKEVESLSKLLINPEKPFLLILGGAKVIDKINMVKNLLDKVDTIITGGVMAYTFIKAKNWEVGDSKVEEEAVPVAKEIIKEINKRHLEFHTPLDHVIVQKISEDAVPIITERGTVPHGWIGVDIGPQAIEEYTDCINRAKTIFWNGPMGIYEIKKFAKGTIELAKAIANSKAFSVIGGGDSAAAVDEAGVADKISHICTGGGASLEFLEKGTLPGIEVLKEE